From one Candidatus Gastranaerophilales bacterium genomic stretch:
- a CDS encoding ATP-binding protein, which translates to MLPRQLSKTILEISKHFSVILITGPRQVGKTTLLETLAPEREYVTLDDLEQRRLAKEDPGLFLQIHKPPLIIDEVQYAPELFSYIKMHVDKNQQPGAFWLTGSQKFHLMKNVTETLAGRVAIIDMLGISYPELTNNIEHSSAFLPTDEWIENRIKLKTKPLDINEVYEIIFRGSFPKLLSDKDMPRDIFYSSYVQTYITRDVKDITKIGDEIQFLNFLKAIAARTGQLINYTDIARDVDIDVKTAKAWASILETSGLIKFLYPYYNNITKRIIKTPKMYFLDTGLCAYLTGWDTPKTLANGAMNGAIFETYVFAEILKSYWNNGKTPNIYFYRDTNQQEIDFVFDTDGTLYPVEVKKTAAPLRKNISSFKVLEKLGKPVGKGAVICLYDKILPLNREINIVPVGEI; encoded by the coding sequence ATGTTACCACGTCAACTCTCTAAAACTATACTTGAAATATCAAAACATTTTTCCGTAATTCTTATCACAGGTCCAAGACAGGTTGGAAAAACTACTTTACTGGAAACTCTAGCGCCTGAGCGCGAGTATGTCACACTTGATGACTTAGAGCAAAGACGCCTTGCAAAAGAAGATCCGGGGTTGTTTTTACAAATTCATAAGCCTCCGCTAATTATTGACGAGGTTCAATATGCACCTGAATTATTTTCATATATTAAAATGCATGTTGATAAAAATCAGCAGCCGGGAGCATTTTGGCTCACGGGTTCGCAAAAATTCCATTTAATGAAAAATGTCACAGAAACACTGGCAGGCAGGGTTGCGATTATTGATATGCTTGGAATTTCATATCCTGAATTGACAAATAATATTGAACATTCCAGCGCCTTTTTGCCGACTGACGAATGGATTGAAAATAGAATTAAATTAAAAACAAAGCCGCTTGATATTAATGAGGTTTATGAAATTATTTTTAGAGGCTCTTTCCCAAAACTGCTTTCAGACAAAGATATGCCCCGAGATATATTTTACAGTTCATACGTGCAAACTTATATCACACGCGATGTTAAAGACATTACCAAAATAGGCGATGAAATTCAGTTTTTAAATTTCTTAAAAGCAATTGCAGCACGCACAGGGCAGTTGATTAATTATACAGATATTGCACGCGATGTTGATATTGATGTGAAGACTGCAAAAGCTTGGGCATCAATTCTTGAAACATCAGGGTTAATTAAGTTCTTGTATCCTTATTACAACAACATTACAAAACGAATAATCAAAACACCCAAAATGTATTTTTTGGACACCGGCTTGTGTGCTTATTTAACCGGTTGGGATACTCCAAAAACTCTTGCAAACGGGGCAATGAACGGAGCAATTTTTGAAACTTATGTTTTTGCCGAAATTTTAAAATCCTATTGGAACAACGGTAAAACCCCAAATATATATTTTTATCGAGACACAAACCAACAGGAAATCGATTTTGTATTTGACACAGATGGCACTTTATATCCTGTTGAAGTTAAAAAAACAGCTGCCCCGTTGCGAAAAAATATTTCGTCGTTCAAAGTGCTTGAAAAATTAGGAAAACCTGTCGGTAAAGGCGCAGTTATTTGCCTTTATGATAAAATATTGCCTTTGAACAGAGAGATAAATATTGTGCCGGTGGGGGAGATATAA
- a CDS encoding glycosyltransferase family 8 protein, with protein sequence MEINVCFASDDNYSQHLAVAIASTLLNTAKDDFINCFIIDDGISNENKAKIAEISKFAPCRITYVKINPEDFKGCYLPEGVHFTMATFYRLKAPSLFPDIDKIIYLDSDMIIQGSLATLFDKDLADYYVAGARDIFALDENSIYINAGMSMFNLAKMRQDNVEDALLDYVRNNATSCPDQDAINVVCKGKILPVELKWNNQCMKVYQTTDPSVKTKKTEKTQILHFIGKCKPWQHKGHYEQKVIYYHYLNKTPFADFKTKYLQWIENIITAAFCFYEEGDHYKYRIFTLKGKIKKRK encoded by the coding sequence ATGGAAATAAATGTTTGTTTTGCATCGGATGATAATTACTCGCAGCATTTGGCTGTAGCTATTGCATCTACGCTTTTAAATACGGCAAAAGATGATTTTATAAACTGTTTTATTATAGATGATGGCATAAGTAATGAAAACAAAGCTAAAATTGCAGAAATTTCAAAGTTTGCACCTTGCCGAATTACGTATGTAAAAATCAACCCCGAAGACTTCAAAGGATGTTATTTGCCTGAGGGAGTGCATTTTACCATGGCTACTTTTTATCGTTTAAAAGCGCCTTCACTTTTTCCTGATATTGATAAAATTATTTATCTTGACTCGGATATGATTATACAAGGTTCTTTGGCGACTTTGTTTGACAAAGATTTGGCTGATTATTACGTTGCAGGTGCAAGAGATATTTTTGCTTTGGATGAAAACAGTATATATATCAATGCAGGGATGTCTATGTTTAACCTTGCTAAAATGCGCCAGGACAACGTAGAGGATGCGCTTTTAGACTACGTTAGGAACAATGCTACAAGCTGCCCGGACCAGGATGCGATTAATGTCGTGTGCAAAGGTAAAATTTTGCCTGTTGAATTAAAATGGAATAATCAATGCATGAAGGTTTATCAAACTACTGACCCCTCTGTCAAAACCAAAAAGACAGAAAAAACTCAGATTTTGCACTTTATAGGCAAATGTAAGCCTTGGCAGCATAAAGGGCATTATGAGCAAAAAGTTATTTATTATCACTATTTGAATAAAACACCTTTTGCTGATTTTAAAACAAAATATTTGCAATGGATTGAAAATATTATAACAGCTGCTTTTTGTTTTTACGAAGAAGGCGACCATTATAAATACAGGATTTTTACGTTGAAAGGCAAAATAAAAAAACGTAAATAA